Proteins encoded by one window of Spirochaetota bacterium:
- the yajC gene encoding preprotein translocase subunit YajC, translating to MSDLFLSTAYAQTPGGVGGQGWMSFIPIVLMIAIFYFLLIRPTQKREKERKKMIDSLQKGDKVLTSGGIYGVVINIKVDENIVVLKIADGAKVEFARTAVQAKV from the coding sequence GTGTCAGATTTATTTCTTTCAACTGCGTATGCGCAGACTCCCGGCGGGGTCGGCGGCCAGGGCTGGATGAGCTTTATTCCCATCGTTCTAATGATAGCCATTTTTTACTTCCTGCTGATTCGTCCGACGCAAAAGCGCGAGAAGGAACGGAAGAAGATGATTGATTCACTCCAGAAGGGTGACAAGGTCCTGACTTCGGGTGGAATTTACGGGGTGGTGATCAATATCAAGGTGGACGAAAACATCGTAGTATTGAAGATAGCCGACGGGGCGAAGGTTGAGTTCGCTCGTACCGCGGTTCAGGCGAAGGTATAA